The following proteins are encoded in a genomic region of Ursus arctos isolate Adak ecotype North America unplaced genomic scaffold, UrsArc2.0 scaffold_32, whole genome shotgun sequence:
- the SMIM12 gene encoding small integral membrane protein 12 — MWPVLWTVVRTYAPYVTFPVAFVVGAVGYHLEWFIRGKDPQPVEEEKSISERREDRKLDELLGKDHTQVVSLKDKLEFAPKAVLNRNRPEKN; from the coding sequence ATGTGGCCTGTGCTTTGGACCGTGGTGCGTACCTATGCTCCCTATGTCACATTTCCGGTGGCCTTCGTGGTCGGGGCTGTGGGTTACCACCTGGAATGGTTCATCCGGGGAAAGGATCCCCAGCctgtggaggaggagaagagcaTCTCTGAGCGCCGGGAGGACCGTAAGCTGGATGAACTGCTAGGCAAGGACCACACGCAGGTGGTGAGCCTTAAGGACAAGCTGGAATTTGCCCCTAAAGCTGTCCTGAACAGAAACCGCCCGGAGAAGAACTGA